The genomic region TTTTTCTACCAATTTACTTGTAACTTCGTTAATATATTTTTCTTTAAGTCTTGACAAAATTACAAACCCCCCTTTAATCAAATTGTTCGTTCGCAATGTCTACAAACTCTTACTTTTGTACCATTATCAATAAATTTTTGTTTTAATCTTGTAGATTTTTTACAATTATTACAATATAACATAACCTTAGATACATTTATTGGAGCTTCAACTTTTGTTATACCCCCTTGCATATTTTGTCTGTTAGGCTTTATATGTTTAGTTACTATATTTATACCACTTACAATAAGCGTATTCTTATTAGGATTTACTTTAAGAACTTCACCTATTTTATCTTTATCCTTACCTGAAATAATGTAAACCGTATCATTTTTTCTGACATGCATTCTATCACCTCTAATCTATAAAACTTCTGGAGCTAATGAAAGTATTTTCATACACTCTTTATCTCTTAATTCTCTAGCAACAGGTCCAAAAATTCTGGTTCCTCTAGGCTGACCATCTTCTTTCAAAATTACAACAGCATTATCATCAAATCTAATAAAAGAACCATCTGAACGAACAACACCTTTAACAGTTCTAACTATTATAGCCTTAACAACATCACCTTTTTTAACAACACCACCTGGTGATGCATTTTTTACGCTAGCAACTATAATATCTCCTATATTCCCACTTTTCCTGCGTGATCCCCCTAATACTCTTATACACATCACTTCCTTAGCACCTGTGTTATCAGCAACTTTTAATCTAGTTAATTCCTGTATCATCTTATATTCTCCCCCCTTAATTATTTAGCTCTTTCTAATACTTCTACCAACCTCCATCTTTTATCTTTTGATAGTGGTCTTGTTTCCATAATTAATACTCTATCATTAATCTTAGCTTCATTATTCTCATCGTGAGCCTTAAATTTATTAGTAACTTTAAGAACCTTACCATACAACGTATGCTTCTTCTTACCCTCTACCGCAACAACTATAGTTTTTTGCATCTTATCTGATACTACTACACCAGTTTTAACTTTTCTTGAATTTCTTTCCACTTACTTACCCTCCTTTACAAAATTATTTTAACTGCATTATTTCATGTTCTCTTATAGCTGTTTTAATCTGAGCAATTGATCTCTTAACTTCTCTAATTCTCATAGGATTAGATAGTTGACCAACAGCCAATTGAAAACGCAAATTAAAAAGTTCCGATTTTAATTCAATTAATTTAACATTCATTTCAGTAATATCCAATGACCTTAATTCTCTAAGTTCACTTATCTTCATTTGTCCTATTCACCACCAACTCTTTCAAAATCTTTTCTAGTCAAAAATTTAGTCTTTACTGGTAATTTATGCGAAGCTAACCTCATAGCTTCCTTTGCTAATTCTTCTGAAACGCCCGATAATTCAAACATAATCCTTCCCGGTTTAACAACCGCAACAAAAAATTCTGGCGCACCCTTACCAGATCCCATACGAACTTCAGCTGGTTTTTTAGTAACTGATTTATGAGGGAATATTTTTATATGTAATTTTCCACCTCTTTTTATATATCTATTTATAGCAATCCTTGCAGACTCAATTTGATTACCAGTTATCCAAGAAGTACTTGTAGCAACTAAAGCATAATCTCCATAAGCTATCATTGTGCCCGCTTTAGATACGCCTCTCATTCTACCTTTTTGTACCCTACGATATTTAACTCTTTTAGGCATTAACATATACAAAATTCCTCCTTTCTAATTTTTATCATCATTAATTAAAGTTTTTTTAGATAAAACTTCACCTTTATAAATCCAAACCTTAACACCAAGTTTACCATAAGTAGTGTTAGCCTCAGCAAACCCATAATCTATATCAGCTCTTAAAGTTTGTAATGGTATTGTTCCATCATGATAATGCTCAGTTCTAGCAATATCTGCTCCACCCAATCTTCCTGAAACAGCAGTTTTTATTCCTAAAACTCTCATTTTCATAGTTCTTTGCATTGCCTGTTTCATAGCTCTCCTAAACGATACTCTTCTTTCTAATTGCAAAGCTATATTTTCAGCAACTAACTGTGCATCTGTATCATATGATTTAATCTCAACTATATTTATTACAATTGAACTACCAGCTGAATCTATCTTTTGAATCTCTGATTTAACAATTTCAATTCCAGCTCCACCTTTTCCAATAATAACACCAGGTCGTGCCGTATATATATTTATTTTTAACTTCTTTACACTTCTCTCAATCTCTATCTTTGATATTCCTGCAGAATAATACTTATTCTTAATTACTTTCCTAATTTGAAAATCTTCAAACAAATACCTGGAAAAATCTTTTTTATCTGCATACCATCTAGAAGACCAATCTTTAATAACTCCCACTCTTAGACCATGAGGATTAACTTTTTGACCCATTCTATTATTACCTCCTTTATTTGCTATTTTCTCCAACTATTATAGTAATATGGCTAGTTCTTTTATTAATTCTAAATGCTCTACCCTGAGCTCTTGGTTGAAACCTTTTTAATATAGGACCATTATTAACATAAGCAGACTTAACAATTAATAAATTTCGATCCATATTATTATTATTTTCCGCATTTGAAACTGCTGATTTTAAAACTTTTTCTATAACGGCAGCCGCTCTTCTATTTGTATATAACAAAATAGAATATGCTTCCTTAATCGATTTGCCTCTTATTAGTTTTAATACAACATTTATTTTCATAGGAGACATTCTTACATATTTGGCTATAGCTTTTGTATCCATAACAACAACTCCTTTCTATATATTATCTAACTCTAGATGTCTTCTGATCAACATGACCTTTATAAGTTCTTGTTAACGCAAATTCACCCA from Candidatus Arthromitus sp. SFB-mouse-Japan harbors:
- the rplX gene encoding 50S ribosomal protein L24, producing the protein MHVRKNDTVYIISGKDKDKIGEVLKVNPNKNTLIVSGINIVTKHIKPNRQNMQGGITKVEAPINVSKVMLYCNNCKKSTRLKQKFIDNGTKVRVCRHCERTI
- the rplN gene encoding 50S ribosomal protein L14, with the translated sequence MIQELTRLKVADNTGAKEVMCIRVLGGSRRKSGNIGDIIVASVKNASPGGVVKKGDVVKAIIVRTVKGVVRSDGSFIRFDDNAVVILKEDGQPRGTRIFGPVARELRDKECMKILSLAPEVL
- the rpsQ gene encoding 30S ribosomal protein S17 yields the protein MERNSRKVKTGVVVSDKMQKTIVVAVEGKKKHTLYGKVLKVTNKFKAHDENNEAKINDRVLIMETRPLSKDKRWRLVEVLERAK
- the rpmC gene encoding 50S ribosomal protein L29 is translated as MKISELRELRSLDITEMNVKLIELKSELFNLRFQLAVGQLSNPMRIREVKRSIAQIKTAIREHEIMQLK
- the rplP gene encoding 50S ribosomal protein L16; this translates as MLMPKRVKYRRVQKGRMRGVSKAGTMIAYGDYALVATSTSWITGNQIESARIAINRYIKRGGKLHIKIFPHKSVTKKPAEVRMGSGKGAPEFFVAVVKPGRIMFELSGVSEELAKEAMRLASHKLPVKTKFLTRKDFERVGGE
- the rpsC gene encoding 30S ribosomal protein S3, which produces MGQKVNPHGLRVGVIKDWSSRWYADKKDFSRYLFEDFQIRKVIKNKYYSAGISKIEIERSVKKLKINIYTARPGVIIGKGGAGIEIVKSEIQKIDSAGSSIVINIVEIKSYDTDAQLVAENIALQLERRVSFRRAMKQAMQRTMKMRVLGIKTAVSGRLGGADIARTEHYHDGTIPLQTLRADIDYGFAEANTTYGKLGVKVWIYKGEVLSKKTLINDDKN
- the rplV gene encoding 50S ribosomal protein L22, producing MDTKAIAKYVRMSPMKINVVLKLIRGKSIKEAYSILLYTNRRAAAVIEKVLKSAVSNAENNNNMDRNLLIVKSAYVNNGPILKRFQPRAQGRAFRINKRTSHITIIVGENSK